Part of the Nicotiana tabacum cultivar K326 chromosome 20, ASM71507v2, whole genome shotgun sequence genome, CCATCTTAACAACATAGCTTCCTCACAACACCCTCTTTACGGATCTGGtgttagtttccctcgaatcaggCCACAACATCTCAAATCTTCGATCAAAGTTTGGTCTGAAAACCCAACtttctccgatggcttccaaattaacaccatagttTTCCCTGTCCATCCTCGTCATGAACCTGTTAGTAGCATGGTTCGAATCTTcttggaactgctcgaatcttcatttgaagattcgagtaaaacctAACCCTACCCCAACCTACCCCAAACTCATACCGGTTATCCACCTGACCTCCTTCGTGCCTAAAACACTATTGGTTTGGTTCGAACATGTCTAGAAATGTTCGAATTTTAGATCAAAGAATCAGGAACCCTAAAAATCCAAATCGTGGAATTTGCCCAAATTAaatgagggattgaggtctaagggactttaatcgaggtattctcaattgagaatacctcgaataaagtctgttcaacctcaaaaggtccgaatccaagttgagccTGTGTCCGTATaattttgaagattcagaggtatttttcttacTTCTCTTTTGTATCCTACGTGTGTATTGTTGCCTATTTCAGTAATCTGTGTAATTTTCCTATCTTTTTatttgattctgtctcatacccgtttATTTGATCAAATTATAGCATTGtttttgtttgttgtgattgtttacaatgtgtgtaatcgactcgattaagttcgtcgattagttgttttgtaaattcttgtttccgttaatgctgattgaaacaactTGTTTATCTATTTTGGATTGTTTGTTATCATTTGTTACAAGCATGTCTATTAATTAGTTTCGTCAGTTAATTCACTCTCTCGTTTGTTAAAACAGAAAGTTTGTCAAACATTTGTTGTGTATGTTGATTTCTGGGCAATTAGTTTCAGGAccttgtcaatatactgacaatgctcctgcatttgtttgatcttagttcaattttGAATTTCAGTTTAAATGGTTCTGCTGAGTTCTGTGTGGTGTTAATATGTTTTTATTCAAGTTCAGTGTTCAGTCTGTTAGTTCCAGTTTGAATTTAGCCTTTGTCCATTAGCTATTAGACATTTGGTTTGTTGGATCAATTAGCTATTGCATTTCCCTGTTTGGCACAATCTGTGAGGATaaaatgtttgtttgatttattttaggaattggttattatCTGTTAAACAGTTTAGTTCAGATAATTGTTAAGTTTGGGCAGTTTTGGTctggggcagtaataacagtaggattataggggtattttgggaatgaaacagtaagaaCAGTATGTTAGTATTAGTGTGTTGTAGTGGAATGTTAATGGCTTTAATttaatgggataatgggaaacaaaaggTAATGGAGGGGGCTGAAATTAAGGGAAAAGGTATCATTAGTGGTTTGATCAACAGAAAATCAGCCTTATTGTTATTTGAGTGGaaattttctgattttaaaaggggAAAAGGGGTCCGGGCAGTGGTATGAAAAGGAGGATAGTAAGTTGTATAAGAAGGGGGTTGGGACTGAAAAAGGAGAAGGAGATAGAGGAGGaaaagatagagagagagaaaaaagataTACAGAGGCAGAACAGAGAGATAGAGAGGACTGAGAGAAATAGACagggaaaggaaaggaagaagaagatagaaagaaagaaaaaattagaaacagtaaaacagaattCTACATTAGAAGCTAGTGTTGAGGCTGATTTTTTGAAATTGAGAGTTTTTCAGTTTGCCTTTTCCTAAGTcttaaaaatcagaaatactgttttccttgaatctgtccggatttgtttGATCCtattgtttggtttaaatttgaaatttcttAAAGATTCCTGCTATTGTGCGTCTGGGTTTCACGGGTCTTGTTGTTTTGCTCAAATCTGCTGGATCATTGGTATTTTTCTGCTgatttttgttgttgctgctactgctaaaCTTTACCTCTTtcaccctcatttccaggtacatacctgtagactcatgtcatgaaaagcttcaatatTGCCAGTAAATGAAATCTCAAATATGTCTGTTGTTCATCTTAAGGCATTAGTtgagtttaatttttttattaactattagTTTGCGCTTGACATGAGGACTATTAGTTAATCATTCCCTTTTGAAGTTCGTACAAgcgttgtaataatgttatctattTCAGAATCTCATTAAGTATAGTTATATtcgaattgtcaagatagggaacatggcagaaagttggccattaattaaatcttgcgatattgttggctaagtataggatagtatggaaatatcaggaaattacattattagcatACCTCGTCAAATATCCGattttgtttaaagctagataATGTAAGTTATATTTTGGTTGTATATGGCGTGACAATGGTTATGTGTATAACCAATAGGTgaaaggtgaattgatataatccgttacATGTACGATGTTGGAATATTGTGAATGGTTCAGATGTATAACTACGTTACATATAATGTCATTTTATTAAATCATCTTGTAGATTAGTCCTCTTTCCAAACAACAAATGGTCCGTTTATTTGAAAAATGCGTttaactaatttcttaaaaacagtatataaaaaataatgtcaACGATTTTTTACAAAGTGTAGATTTAATACTTGTAAATATCTTGCATATGCCGAGATAAAGAAAATTGGTTTAATTATCCCAAACTAAATCATTGAAAGCAAACTAACCAAATAATTAGACCTTTTAGATTAAAAACAAGTCTGTATAGAAGAAGGTCAGATTTATAAATATGAATTGTAACATTTTAAAATGTACAAAATAGAGTTCGCTCGGAATAGAATAATGGAAAGtcttcgaaaactattagtttgcttatcaattacatttttttagttttacacaattcgtttttttctttttttgtaagtCTTCAAACGTATACATTTAGTCTTAAgcttatgaaaataataaataacttatGCATATAATTGTCAAGTACTGAAAATACATATACCGTATTCACAATAAAAATGGTAGTTTTAGTTGCacagtatttatttattttcatctcattaattcttttaatatgaATAGTTTTGAGATATATAATTCACATGTTTAAAATATAACTTGTGATCAatacctaataaattttgaaatttttggaaatcTCGAGACATTCTATTCGGTGATTTCCCATGACTttcacatttaaaaatagatggatataataaacatttgtagagaatttatattaccaggatattttgtgtaattagggatgcgttcgcgtgacctgattatacttctaaagacaatttggattatgcgttcgcgcaacttcgagcaaactttTAATAAAAGTGGGTTCTTCGGAGgatgttaaattaatttcatataacccgagatgtgcagttcactatttaatcatacaagagggacgaaatgttcttaattttattttaagcacaatttcgaacataagttttttttatatataataaaaatataaaaatattctcaatcttattgtgtacacgtatgcgtgacacgattctttacatttataaaaaaaatatataatacgaatatacgtacgcgtgattcgtttcaaagaaggtctataattgtaaacaatccaaacaaaagcggtaataaaatcaggcaacaagaaaaaatgtaattagtaaatcaagatagttaagccaaatataaaaatggttaagcgaccgtgctagaaccacggaattcgggaatgcctaacaccttctcccaaattaacagaattccttactcggatttctgattcgcagaatgacaaacagagtcatattctcctcgattcgggattaaaaccggtgacttgggacgccataaaattcccaggtggcgactctgaaataaataaacaaatcctgtttcgactgtcctttaattggagaaaactccttgtaccctcgcgggggcggaagaaggaggtgtgacaatgctgatgatgacgaggaggtgcattatgatcagtatgtcaggatcatcatagtccctaagggtgatgggtaagagttatttgttatttttgcgtttattgttttgtaaagtttttactaaaatattaatgtgtttttattgttaaattgcaggttcatcccgagtaataagactacgaagataatcaccaaaaccatcagaaagctttatgatggcccttatgtgacttggactgattttccgttctcgctgaaggagcaattttttaatcaatttaaggtaaaaatgttcttttaagcagtttaataatttatatttatgatatttccatataatatttaacttttgaaatacagagcaagtgtgtatagTAACACCGCTATAGCGCGaaagtggctgcaaattttcattACAAAGCTCGCAAGCGATTGTCGCATACTTTCTCCGAAGCtataaagaagaacaagaagccaaTGGTTACTTCAAAATTTATGGgaggatttgcaaaggcaatggatTACCGCAAAGTACTTAGAgaagagcgaaaaaggaaagaaagctcgcgcatctgagaagggcgggtccttgcacactggaggtgcgatcagcctagggacaataaaaagaagattgatatgtaattgcttaaattattttaattttcaaagtatatctattctgtttattaactaaattaatttgttttcaggaaaagaagtcgGGGCGTCCAATGAACCATgagagctattcaaggagacacatattgtaaataagaagaaagagacggatcatgaaaggtgggtcgaggaccgggcctcgacagtatatgtaagctttcacttttctttaagtattttaatttacttttatataaattttgaaatactaattcaatgtaaAATTTCGTAAAGGGTCGCTACCAAactaacgtggaggaattcatccgcACTCAGCCACCTAATGACTCGggcgagccaacccaaccttcggacgaggatgctaaAAAATATGGATGGAGTCTGCTGGCGGTCAGAAATGGGGGAAGgaatacgggcttcctactaagaaattccatcgctataagtgtggaatgcataGAATAGGGACTTCTTCGCAAGACGAGCAACTTGATgaggagagcctctccgctatgtgGGAGACTGtaacaaagctcacatccgagctagaaacggccaaggaaagagaaagggttAGAGATGCTCagttccttggcatgcaagctcaaaTTAGAACTCTCATATCTACTGGAGCTTTTCCAttgccccgatctcgtgagtcatcgccagaggctCGACTAGAACGTGAGCGTTCCTTTCGTTCTCCACGTGATCGTTTCTCCCATCCTCCCCATGGTCGTTCTTCCCATCCTTCACAAGACCCTTCTCGACATCGTCTtttagatgaaagttcatcagacggtgatgatgatgttgtacaaaacactccctgacttttatatactttgaactagacaaatagaaccggttttgaactagttgtaataagttttaacttggttttggattttttagttctattgaactttaatttgttagttttaatgtatttattgtgttgttgttgttatttagggattttggtatgctggcaggtgttGTAGCTGCCAAAataggcattttatgccaaaattaaaacccagaaaatcgaccaaagttggtcggtttctaattaaaaaaatatttttctgctGAATTAACGACCAAAGTTGGCCTCTTAagtttaaaaaaacaaattaaaaattaccgaccaaagttggtcggttaatgaacaaaAATTACCCAGATTTCaactttaccgaccaactttggttggtaaaattaaattattaaaatatgaccgaccaaagttgatcggtatGTGCTTTAAATTGTACAGTTGGTCCTTTATCTTTGCGATCAACCTTGGTTGGtaattagcgaccaaccttggtcggtaTACTAAACGaccaccaaaatagcgaccaagcgTGTTTGGACGCATTTTGATCGGTAATTTGccaaaaccgaccaacgttggtcgttTTTTGTGGTCACTaattaccgaatttctagtagtgtattctgcttttggagagaagctacaaATTCTAGTTTCTTCCAAGAAgtagaagtagaagtagaaaatTAATTTGTTAAAGACAAAGTTAAcattttaataaatttatatttaaattatcccttattaatttaatatttttcttttttatttctactatatatttcttttcttttttattgtaatcatatttttattctctttctcctatttctaaaagtagattttaaatttatattgaatgatgtattttgacaTATTTAAATTATCATGTAAACAATAAATAATACCAAACACCCAATGCCATTGCTTtggaataattatattttatattgattgGAAGTTttgatttataattttttaaatttatttttcttttctaattaaTACTAATCCCAAATTGAACCTTTACTGTCTTTTTTCGTAATTTGTTACTTAAAAGTGCTTTTTAAAAAGATTAATTAAATACAATGAGATTGTAAAAAGCACCACTCAAATGAATTGGCCAAACATAAACTGTTATTTCAAAAAATATGTTTGCACAAAAGAATGTAATAGTGAAATCTCTATTGCTTCTGAAAACATGTTTATAGCATGTTTAGCCAAActtttttttgggccaaaaatactttttggcCAAAGTGCTTTATCAAAAATTGAGGtgtaaaagtatttttgaggagAAAATAAGCATTTTTTgagaagcaaaaaaaataaaaatagtttctcttcaaaagcatttttgagaaaaatatacttagaagtaGTTTTTAAAATCTTGGCCAAACAGTAATTACTACTCAAaaatgcttttcaaattaattagccaaatacaaactgtttatcaccaaaaatacttttttaaaaagtacttttgagaaaagcacttctcaaaataaggtgattttagaagcttggccaaacagggtATTAATCACacacaaaggttacaaaataatttaaaatgattTAATTACCAAAATATTCAAATAAATACAAAGATACTATTCCTAAAGACAACAAAgaggtgtttggctaagcttacaAGTTTGTCAAACTGCCTTATAAGTACTTTTTGGCTTATTTACGCGTTTGATAAACACCTAAAGTACTTAGCGAgccaagtgcttataagttaaaaTTAGCCGTAAGTCATAAGTTAGTCATCCTTAACTTATGGCTTTTCAACTTATAAACACTTGTAGTTTGATCGAGacttttactagtttatccttaataatattttcttaatttacaaaatttatttttcgaaataaaatttttaacttttcttcattttatattcgttgttcatcatttttttataaagaaactttttaatttataCATTGTAAAATTTTTAAGGgtattttagttattttaataATAGAAACTTATCAACACTTTTCTaacaaatatattaattaattattatcagTTTTAGCACGTCTATTCAAACCCATAAATACTTATTTAAAAAATTAGTTTTGTCACTTCAAGCTTATCGCTAATCCAAACGGCATGTCACatattaattcaaaaatgcaaaaaacaaaaaaaaataaagcttGAAAAGCAGATATGGGTACTCCATTCTGCTCCCGTTTTACGTCTCTCAAAGTCACGCCCTTTATTCCCGGCTTAGCTCCGGCGATTCAGTTAAAATTCACAAGTACTCTCCCCCCATTAAACGGCGTCGTAATATCTCGAATGGAATCAACTGCCATTTCCCCTTCCAACAACTCCAGCCCAACCACCACCGTCAGCGCCGTCGCTGCCGGCTGCGACACAACCACAACCGGTAACAATAGCGCAGAGGAGAACTCCGTCTCCGACACAGTGATTCAGTACGTTGTTCTAAGGAGAGACCTAATTGACACGTGGCCGTTAGGAAGCGTGGTTACGCAAGGCTGCCATGCCGCCGTCGCCGCCATTTGGTCCCACAAGGACGATGCCGTTACTCTTCAATATTGTAGCCCTTCCAATCTCGACTCAATGCACAAGGTAAGTCCATCACATCCGTTGATTTTTTATTTACTAAGATTCGTCATTCTCTTTTAGATTCACCACTCTCCAGATCAATTAGTGCTATACGATGAATgtgtataaaaatatttttacaatcaGGTCATGTAACTGTTACTGCAGATAGCTCTCTATAACAAACGTTGATTGAACGAACAGTAATTTTTACACTGTTCATCTTCACTAAAGAATTCTATACTAATCTTGTTTTGATAATTACTTGGAATGGAAGATATCTAATTTTTGTAATTCAGCTAGTAATTGTAGTTGAATTAGCAATTATTGAACTGCTATTGTATGATAATGTGATGGTCTGGAATTCAAAACGATATGATTATAATTATAGTTGACTGTAATAACTGCGTGTGAAAGTGCATCTTTAAGTGCTCAGTGAAGAATGTATCCTTTTTCCTTTCGTTGATAACGGTCGTGTCCAGGCCAGCTTGCATACATCTCGATTattctgtcttccaccagcatagGTACTGGGTGACTCTACCCACCATGGTTTAAACAAgtaggaagaaatcacctagtttCTTTGGTCTTTGGTGGAATTTGGATCCCAATCTTGAAGTTTCTTACCCACTTCATTGACTACTAAGCCACACCTCTAGATGCTAGTGAGGAATAAATTTTTGATTTTCAATTTAGATAGTAGGAGGCTGAGAATTTCATTGGTTGAATGGGTAGCAAATGAAATGGATGGATAAGGTTGATTGATGCATTGTGTTATGTCAGGAAAAGAGCAAAATGAAAATTGCTTTTACACTTGTTTATAGGTTGTGTGGTTGACGGTCTGGTGGAGCTCCTCTGTGATTTATTGTCTTAAGGTGTATCATAGCTTCAATTATCAGTTGTAGGAAGTTAAAAGAGCAAATTGTggttaaagaaaaacaaaagccaGCTTGATGCTCTTTTAGCTCCTTAACTGAATTAGTGATTGCGTAGGTTAGTAGGCGAAGCATGAATTATGCAGAATTTTATATGGAAGTTTCCTGGTGCCTGCTTTGTAAAATTGGGGTCAATAAATGCCATTGGACATTTCTAAAGAGTTTCTGAATTCTAGCTTACTTGTGGACTTGTGGTTAACTTATATTATGCAATGAGCTTATTTGTAAGCAACTTCCTTGTTCAGGATATATATTATTCAGAATGACATCCACTTCTGTTCTACTTCAATGTGTACCAACTTAGTTTAGTCCTTGGTATAGAGAAATTTAGGAAAGATAAAAGATTCAAAATATTATTGCAACTTTCTCTCTTGGCTATGTAGGTAACTCTTGAAGTGAAGGGTGAAGCTCAGATATTGAACTTGGCAGAAAAGCTAAAAGCTGGGGGCATTGCTCATAAGCTGTGGATTGAACAACCAGAAAACATCCCAACTTGTCTTGCTACGAAACCTTATCCAAAATCTGTGGTATCTTCGTTTTTCAAGAAGCTAAAACTTTGTAAATGATGAATTTCAAGTGCCATCCGGTAATGTGACACTGACACAAGTAGTCTTAGTTTCAGTATATCTTTGCTAAGGTATTGAACATAGTTTTGCTAATGATGAGCTACACAATGATCATATTCCTTTACCGAACCCTTTTGCATATGGTTCACCTGGATTTTATAACCTGGTGATTTTGGCCATGCAAACATTGGTCTTATCTTCAGCTATTTCTGAAGTCTTATTGATTTACTGTCATGATCTTTTGGTACTCTGTGCTGCCACTCTGCCATTCTGCTTATCCTCTTAATTATAGCCAAATGGTTCATGTTTGGCATGTCTCTCCATAAGTTGTAATGGCTTTGGTCAATCCACCAAACTACTGGAAAAGTTGGGTTGGTTGAGGTATGTACATGAACTTACCACAACCTAGTTGGTTGAGGAACCTGGTAATTCAAGTTCCTCTGCAAATTCTTTTTGGAAATCGGTCTGTGACATTTCTTTTTCTGGTTATCAAAGTCCTTTATCATCGAATGAGCCATCTGGTCGCCTATCTGAAACAGCCTATTGGAAATAAcatctctctaccttcacaaggtaggggtaaggtctgcatacacactatcctCTCCAGAACCCACTTTGTGGGGTTATACTGGGTTTGGTGTTGTTGTAAAGTCCTTTATCATCGAGTGAGCCATCATAATTGGTTGCGTTTCGTGCTGTCTCTACCACCAGTCGCCTTTCCTGAAATGTTAAAATTAAGATGCATTTTTTTTAGATCAAAGTGAAAATTCTTCACATCTTCTGAATTACTTTGTCGTCCCCTGAAATGGGTATACTACAGCAGCTTTGTGGCAGTTGCCATAAGCTTGTATATGTATCCCTTATTTGACACTTTCTCTCCCACCCCTCCCTCCTTTATATTTTTAAGGTAAATTCTCCTTGTGAGTTATTACCTTTGAGAAGTTTAATTCTCTAAGTCTTGGGATACAAAAATCAGATAAAGTTCAATCAAACTGGCAATTATCCGTACAACATATGGCCATGATCCACAAACGAGGAAACTTGAGGAGAGAAGTTGAAAGCACGTGGACAGTACGAATTGCATGGCTAGCACAATATGAATACTATAAAGTAGTTAGTGAAGCTTAGCTATCAATTTTAAGTCTGTAAATAGGTAAAGTTGGACCATCCAATCATCTAATCAATCAAAACAACTATCAATCCAATCATTTCCATTTCAGTTCCtctatatatatgtcatattacTTTTATATATTCCAAGCTTTCTTAGAACTTTTCTTACCATAAACTAGACTAGTGTTTGTTATTGTTAAGTCAAATTCTGTCACTAATTTTTAATACGTCACTTTCGCTGCTCGGAGTTCATAGTTGAGAAGCAGAATCTCCTTTATGTTAGTTTCTAATAACAATGAGTCGTTCAATGATATTTCGAGTTACCATTCGATCTGATTCATTACCATTTTGACCATCAACAgtcctttaaaaatatatttcactACCCACCAGAACTGTGGCAAATTCAAAGCGAAATACTACATATGTGTACAAATCTTCAATTAATACACGAACCACCGGCATATTTTCCCACTGGTACTTCTACACAGAGCTGTTCAGAGAAAAGCTCTAAAGCAACACAGAAATAAAACCACATACACATCCtatctctttcattttttttcttgctttttttttttcgttttccaatttcttctttttgtctttgtGAAAGAATTGCATGTTCCTAGAATTTACTAATGGAAATAACCTTCTGGCCAACCATTATAGATGAATGCAATTTTGGTGATGCATTCCCTATCAGCCAAATTGTAGCAGCATGTTTGATTCTCCACTCAAAGCATGTCCTTCTAGCAAAAGTTGTAATTTACACCCTGAAATTGAAATATTTCCAGAACATTAATCAGAAATCTGTTTACAATTAAACTGCACATGATAGATATGTTTTTATGTCGCAAGCATCAGTTCTGAACAGAAACACATGTTGACTTCAATTAGAATCAAGATGCATGATAAAAAGTAAAAAACATAAAATGATTTGattgttatattattgttgttagtgttttaaaaggcgtgggcctcagcgaggcgtaagccctgAGGCACTGGGCGTACGCCCCGTGggtatttaaattttaatattttatgaaatatataattacagtaaatatttttaaataggtaaaattgcataaaaataaatatttcataaaatatttactgtaattatatatttcataaaatattaaaatttaaataccCACGGGGCGTACGCCCAGTGCCTcagggcttacgcctcgctgaggcccacgccttttaaaacactaacaacaataatataacaatCAAATCATTTTATGTTTTTTACTTTTTATCATGTATGTGCTTCATCCCCACTAAAAACTAATCCATTATACgatacttacaagcacaagtaacttgatttgaaaagaataaaattttctacatggaggaacaaaaaatgtatgtatgtatgtatgtatatatatatatatatatatatatatatatatatatatatatatatatatatatatatatgtatttatagttttcttcaatttttatgcaattttacctatttaaaaatatttactgtaattatatatttcataaaatattaaaatttaaataccCACGGGGCGTACGCCCAGT contains:
- the LOC107804930 gene encoding uncharacterized protein LOC107804930, with product MGTPFCSRFTSLKVTPFIPGLAPAIQLKFTSTLPPLNGVVISRMESTAISPSNNSSPTTTVSAVAAGCDTTTTGNNSAEENSVSDTVIQYVVLRRDLIDTWPLGSVVTQGCHAAVAAIWSHKDDAVTLQYCSPSNLDSMHKVTLEVKGEAQILNLAEKLKAGGIAHKLWIEQPENIPTCLATKPYPKSVVSSFFKKLKLCK